One Halocalculus aciditolerans DNA segment encodes these proteins:
- a CDS encoding amidohydrolase family protein, whose translation MYRHQGEDIFVVDEHLHAWDATEENIIHDGGEQFIRCFYDYHTGFTPEDRQWTLDEFRTYTDDRLLEDVFGPGSVDMGIFQPTYLKEFYENGFNTIDDCGALADEYSERLITNGRFDPREGEEGLRELERQKREYDIDGVKVYTAEWRGDSKGWRLDSDDAFEFLQKCADLGIKNVHPHKGPTIRPLNRDAFDVADVDDAASSFPELNFVVEHVGLPQLDDFCWIATQEPNVYGGLAVAAPMARDRPQKFREILGELLYWLGEDRVLFGSDYAIWEPDWVIEAVLNTEFTEEEKAEYGVEFDMETKKKVMGENAADLYDIDIEAKKEALAGDSISERFDTGDQYAGAAD comes from the coding sequence ATGTACCGCCATCAGGGCGAGGACATCTTCGTCGTCGACGAGCACCTGCACGCCTGGGACGCTACGGAGGAGAACATCATCCACGACGGCGGCGAACAGTTCATTCGGTGTTTCTACGACTACCACACCGGGTTCACGCCCGAGGACCGACAGTGGACGCTCGACGAGTTCCGCACCTACACCGACGACCGACTCCTCGAAGACGTCTTCGGCCCCGGCAGCGTCGACATGGGCATCTTCCAGCCGACGTACCTCAAGGAGTTCTACGAGAACGGCTTCAACACCATCGACGACTGCGGCGCGCTCGCCGACGAGTACAGCGAGCGCCTCATCACGAACGGCCGATTCGACCCGCGCGAGGGCGAAGAAGGCCTCCGGGAGCTCGAACGGCAGAAGCGTGAGTACGATATCGACGGCGTCAAAGTGTACACTGCTGAGTGGCGGGGAGACTCGAAGGGCTGGCGGCTCGACTCCGACGACGCCTTCGAGTTCCTCCAGAAGTGCGCCGACCTCGGCATCAAGAACGTCCATCCGCACAAAGGCCCGACCATCCGCCCGCTCAACCGCGACGCCTTCGACGTCGCCGACGTCGACGACGCCGCCAGCAGCTTCCCCGAACTCAACTTCGTCGTCGAACACGTCGGTCTCCCCCAACTCGACGACTTCTGTTGGATCGCCACCCAGGAACCCAACGTGTACGGCGGGCTCGCCGTCGCCGCCCCAATGGCGCGCGACCGCCCCCAGAAGTTCCGAGAGATCCTCGGCGAACTCCTCTACTGGCTCGGCGAGGACCGCGTCCTCTTCGGCAGCGACTACGCGATCTGGGAGCCCGACTGGGTCATCGAGGCCGTCCTCAACACCGAGTTCACGGAGGAGGAGAAGGCAGAGTACGGCGTCGAGTTCGACATGGAGACGAAGAAGAAAGTCATGGGGGAGAACGCCGCCGACCTCTACGACATCGACATCGAGGCGAAGAAAGAGGCGCTCGCGGGCGACTCTATTTCCGAGCGCTTCGACACCGGCGACCAGTACGCGGGGGCCGCCGACTGA
- a CDS encoding iron-sulfur cluster assembly protein, which translates to MSTQTPDAAAVREAVRSVTDPELDRSIVELDYLAEVAVDDGDVTLALVLPTAWCSPAFAWMMATDARDALRDHPATDAVRIELRDHMHAEEVTTGVNEGLSFAEAFDTADGDVAGTRAELDRKARLARQRDAVDALRDAGLSDAQVAALKRDDLTLEDGRATVALDGFYVTLDADPLERYLEKATAVGVGVEPGDRVFADRDGDSLTPEGVEEAQKAARLARTNMGGQGGVCESLHAARNPELAGD; encoded by the coding sequence ATGAGTACCCAGACGCCCGACGCGGCGGCCGTCCGCGAGGCCGTGCGTAGCGTCACCGACCCCGAGCTCGACCGGTCCATCGTCGAACTCGACTACCTCGCGGAGGTCGCCGTCGACGACGGAGACGTAACGCTCGCGCTCGTCCTCCCGACCGCGTGGTGTTCACCCGCGTTCGCGTGGATGATGGCGACCGACGCCCGGGACGCTCTCCGCGACCACCCCGCGACCGACGCGGTCCGGATCGAGCTCCGCGACCACATGCACGCCGAGGAAGTCACCACCGGCGTGAACGAGGGGCTGTCGTTCGCGGAGGCGTTCGACACCGCCGACGGCGACGTGGCCGGGACGCGGGCGGAACTCGACCGCAAAGCCCGACTCGCGCGTCAACGCGACGCCGTCGACGCGCTCCGGGACGCCGGCCTGAGCGACGCCCAGGTCGCGGCTCTGAAGCGCGACGACCTCACCCTGGAGGACGGCCGCGCGACCGTGGCTCTCGACGGGTTCTACGTCACGCTCGACGCCGACCCGCTCGAACGCTACCTCGAGAAGGCGACCGCCGTCGGCGTCGGTGTCGAACCGGGAGACCGCGTGTTCGCCGACCGCGACGGCGACTCGCTCACTCCCGAAGGGGTCGAAGAGGCCCAAAAGGCGGCGCGGCTCGCCCGCACGAACATGGGCGGCCAGGGCGGCGTCTGCGAGAGTCTTCACGCCGCGCGAAACCCGGAGCTCGCGGGAGACTAA
- a CDS encoding cyclase family protein, with the protein MTRHDLTHPVTDGMTVYPGDPPVSVGDAATMTDDGYRVSRLELGSHAGTHVDAPAHTEPDGRTLDSYDVDEFALDARLVAVDADAREPIEPDAFPERVDADLLVIHTGWDAHWGTEQYENHPYLTAAAAERVVALDCHLAVDCFSPDPTGRKDEREPEGVPAHHALLGSEKLVFENLTGLGALPESFRFRAYPLRVDGDGAPVRAVAEV; encoded by the coding sequence ATGACGCGCCACGACCTCACCCACCCCGTCACGGACGGAATGACGGTCTATCCGGGCGATCCACCCGTTAGCGTCGGCGACGCCGCGACGATGACCGACGACGGCTACCGCGTCTCCCGCCTCGAACTCGGCAGTCACGCGGGGACGCACGTCGACGCGCCGGCGCACACCGAACCCGACGGGCGGACCCTCGACAGCTACGACGTCGACGAGTTCGCGCTCGACGCGCGACTCGTCGCCGTGGACGCCGACGCGCGCGAACCAATCGAACCCGACGCCTTCCCCGAGCGCGTCGACGCCGACCTCCTCGTCATTCACACCGGCTGGGACGCCCACTGGGGCACGGAGCAGTACGAGAACCATCCCTACCTCACCGCGGCCGCGGCGGAGCGCGTGGTCGCGCTCGACTGCCACCTCGCCGTGGACTGCTTCAGCCCCGACCCGACGGGGAGGAAGGACGAGCGCGAACCCGAGGGCGTTCCGGCCCACCACGCGCTCCTCGGGAGTGAGAAACTCGTCTTCGAGAACCTCACGGGACTCGGCGCGCTCCCCGAATCGTTCCGGTTCCGGGCGTATCCGCTCCGGGTGGACGGCGACGGCGCGCCCGTCAGAGCCGTCGCAGAAGTGTAG
- a CDS encoding HEAT repeat domain-containing protein → MTDGDDEPEDAPSEPTESTEEAAESTEEPVESTEESTEAAAEQESPEADESTEETAESTEEPTGEELVEQFRERLREVADGVEAAETEADLDELDATLEAIESDLEAADIPEPEEPEGEDEEVEDPREELGNTIQDLQDDVDAQRGPYGEDVVSGIQGSTSTVENTRWVESGQDDAPAAIEAFLDALNDALGTSLTRDGEDEGEDVDSSALEAAVDAVEDAELDADEDAETIQTLLDAVDDLDAALDDAKEFGDFSTREKLQYEGFYDVLGEKFKDFPPEWSALKEWTKRDNAEMVALYLDLMGESQHVERHSKEAMKRMGNPAGLDAMKQKAKRRDIPAIEAIGKMGVPEGLDAVRDYLDADSNPALQKTALKAAGEIGDTDVTQDVANELDAENDGVRGQAARALGLLGDTRAIRPLGDVLADDAEADPVRASAAWALVQIGTADALETAAAYADEPNVIVQHEAQRAKDLLA, encoded by the coding sequence ATGACTGACGGGGACGACGAACCCGAGGACGCCCCCTCCGAGCCCACGGAGTCCACCGAGGAAGCCGCCGAGTCCACCGAGGAACCCGTCGAATCCACCGAGGAGTCGACCGAGGCGGCAGCGGAACAGGAATCGCCGGAAGCCGACGAATCCACCGAGGAAACCGCCGAGTCCACCGAGGAGCCGACCGGCGAGGAACTCGTCGAGCAGTTCCGCGAACGCCTCCGCGAGGTCGCCGACGGCGTCGAGGCCGCCGAGACGGAAGCGGACCTCGACGAGCTCGACGCGACGCTCGAAGCCATCGAATCCGACCTCGAAGCCGCCGACATCCCCGAACCGGAGGAGCCCGAGGGCGAAGACGAGGAGGTCGAGGACCCCCGAGAGGAGCTCGGGAACACGATTCAGGACCTCCAGGACGACGTCGACGCCCAGCGCGGCCCGTACGGCGAGGACGTCGTCTCCGGCATCCAGGGGTCGACGTCGACGGTGGAGAACACGCGCTGGGTGGAGTCCGGACAGGACGACGCCCCGGCCGCCATCGAGGCCTTCCTCGACGCGCTCAACGACGCGCTCGGCACCTCACTCACGCGCGACGGCGAGGATGAAGGAGAGGACGTGGATTCGTCCGCGCTCGAAGCGGCCGTCGACGCGGTCGAGGACGCCGAACTGGACGCGGACGAGGACGCCGAGACGATTCAGACGCTCCTCGACGCGGTCGACGACCTCGACGCCGCGCTCGACGACGCGAAGGAGTTCGGCGACTTCAGCACGCGCGAGAAACTCCAGTACGAGGGGTTCTACGACGTGCTCGGCGAGAAGTTCAAGGACTTCCCGCCGGAGTGGTCGGCGCTGAAGGAGTGGACGAAGCGCGACAACGCAGAGATGGTGGCGCTCTACCTCGACCTGATGGGGGAGAGCCAGCACGTCGAACGCCACTCGAAGGAAGCGATGAAGCGCATGGGGAACCCCGCGGGGCTCGACGCGATGAAGCAGAAGGCGAAACGCCGCGACATCCCCGCTATCGAAGCCATCGGGAAGATGGGCGTCCCCGAGGGCCTCGACGCCGTCCGCGACTACCTCGACGCCGACTCGAACCCCGCGCTCCAGAAGACCGCGCTCAAGGCCGCCGGCGAAATCGGCGACACCGACGTCACGCAGGACGTCGCGAACGAACTCGACGCCGAGAACGACGGCGTCCGCGGACAGGCCGCGCGCGCCCTCGGACTCCTCGGCGACACGCGCGCCATCCGGCCGCTCGGCGACGTCCTCGCTGACGACGCCGAAGCCGACCCGGTGCGCGCCAGCGCGGCCTGGGCGCTCGTCCAGATCGGCACCGCCGACGCGCTCGAAACCGCCGCGGCGTACGCCGACGAACCGAACGTCATCGTCCAGCACGAAGCCCAGCGCGCGAAAGACCTCCTCGCCTGA
- a CDS encoding phospholipase D-like domain-containing protein, producing MRARLARSLRVFLALVLLAACQPPVAATGSANTPTIDAVYPNPTADDDVGEFVVLDVPRNTTLSGYALTDGEGVVDLPNASASGRIAVTPTPNRTRRITDARVLAVPSMLSLANGGETVRLRRGNATVDALTYPDAPEGDVYANASWVTPGRTDRSPVTVRGVNATAFALPDDPERARAFVASANDTLLLAGYTLTSRRLERALYRLRDRGVAVHVLLEGHPIGGIPAREARILSRLARAGITVSVLAGDGDPYAYHHAKYAVVDGERVLVATENWEPQSIGGRGHRGWGVTVDSPRLARELTAIFRSDADSLGARPWRDARSTLTVQNATKSDTHRYPRSFDPQTEPVNATLLVTPDNAGPRLTALLDGAESDIRLEQMSVSDGTLLRRVVAAARRGVRVRILLSDAWYAREKNAATVDRLNRIAARDDLPLRAKLVRPNGRFDAVHAKGLVVDGRTAVVGSLNWNEQARTENRETLLALHDPDAARYYARVFDADWRGGSNELPWPLALVTLLAALTTTAWLRCGVEFERTTRR from the coding sequence GTGCGCGCTCGCCTCGCCCGCTCGCTCCGCGTGTTCCTCGCGCTCGTCCTCCTCGCGGCCTGCCAGCCGCCGGTCGCGGCGACCGGGAGCGCGAACACGCCGACCATCGACGCGGTCTACCCGAACCCCACAGCCGACGACGACGTCGGCGAGTTCGTCGTCCTCGACGTCCCGCGGAACACCACGCTCAGCGGGTACGCGCTCACCGACGGCGAGGGCGTCGTCGACCTTCCGAACGCGAGCGCGAGCGGGCGAATCGCCGTGACCCCGACGCCGAACCGCACGCGGCGAATCACCGACGCGCGCGTCCTCGCCGTGCCGTCGATGCTCTCGCTCGCCAACGGCGGGGAGACCGTTCGACTCCGCCGGGGGAACGCGACCGTCGACGCGCTCACCTACCCGGACGCGCCCGAAGGCGACGTCTACGCGAACGCGTCGTGGGTGACGCCCGGCCGAACCGACCGGTCGCCGGTCACGGTCCGCGGCGTGAACGCGACGGCGTTCGCCCTCCCCGACGACCCCGAACGCGCCCGGGCGTTCGTCGCGTCCGCCAACGACACGCTCCTCCTCGCCGGCTACACCCTCACCTCCCGGCGGCTCGAACGCGCCCTCTACCGGCTCCGCGACCGCGGCGTCGCCGTTCACGTCCTCCTCGAAGGCCACCCCATCGGGGGGATTCCCGCCCGCGAAGCCCGCATCCTCTCCCGGCTCGCCCGCGCCGGCATCACGGTCTCCGTCCTCGCCGGCGACGGCGACCCCTACGCCTACCACCACGCCAAGTACGCCGTCGTCGACGGCGAGCGCGTCCTCGTCGCGACGGAGAACTGGGAGCCACAGAGCATCGGCGGCCGGGGCCACCGGGGCTGGGGCGTCACCGTCGATTCGCCCCGCCTCGCCCGCGAACTCACCGCGATATTCCGCTCAGACGCAGACTCGCTCGGCGCGCGCCCGTGGCGGGACGCCCGCTCGACGCTCACCGTCCAGAACGCCACGAAGAGCGACACCCACCGCTACCCGCGCTCGTTCGACCCGCAAACCGAACCGGTGAACGCCACGCTCCTCGTCACCCCCGACAACGCCGGCCCCCGCCTCACCGCCCTCCTCGACGGCGCGGAGTCCGACATCCGCCTCGAACAGATGTCCGTCTCCGACGGCACGCTCCTCCGGCGCGTCGTCGCCGCCGCCCGCCGCGGCGTCCGGGTCAGAATCCTCCTCTCCGACGCCTGGTACGCCCGCGAGAAGAACGCCGCCACCGTCGACCGCCTCAACCGCATCGCCGCCCGCGACGACCTCCCGCTCCGCGCGAAACTCGTCCGACCCAACGGCCGATTCGACGCCGTCCACGCCAAAGGCCTCGTCGTCGACGGCCGAACCGCCGTCGTCGGCAGCCTCAACTGGAACGAACAAGCCCGCACCGAGAACCGCGAAACCCTCCTCGCCCTCCACGACCCCGACGCCGCCCGCTACTACGCCCGCGTCTTCGACGCCGACTGGCGCGGCGGCAGCAACGAACTCCCGTGGCCGCTCGCCCTCGTCACGCTCCTCGCCGCCCTCACCACCACAGCGTGGCTCCGATGCGGCGTCGAGTTCGAGCGTACGACGAGACGGTGA
- a CDS encoding DHH family phosphoesterase — translation MSDSSSGETVYRLAPDCTAEDVEVGERYLGTVNGVVDYGVFVDLSENISGLVHESELDGDHEVGDEFVVELVEVRENGDLGFSEGDIDDYAVEDRDHDYDPTPTSDLDGRTGDLVHLEGEVVQIKQTGGPTIFRVRDEDGAVPCAAFAEAGVRAYATVDVGDVVHVTGVVEGTGSDLQVEVENLVALEDAAAENVRERLEAALVERAEPVDTEPLVEWPAMEKLYPGLQDVARILRRAVLEGRPIRMRHHADGDGMCASVPVQLALERFIADVHHDTQATRHLLRRLPSKAPYYEMEDATRDLNFALGDQARHGQKLPLLLMLDNGSTEEDTPAYKTVSNYDIPVVVVDHHHPDPEAVEPYVEEHVNPYLHDEDYRVTTGMMCVELARMLSPGLTDDLRHVPAVAALSDRSKADTVADYLDLADDAGYDEAFLQDISEALDYEAFHLRYDAGRELVNDILNVGDAPSEEESPEEREERHRELVDFLSTRADEDVEHQLDAVMPHVTHEAIDSGAHLYRLNVEDHAHRFTYPAPGKTTGEVHDRKVVETGEPVITIGYGPDFAVLRSDGVRLDIPEMVTELNEELPGAGVSGGGHLVVGSIRFVPGMREDVLDLLVEKMTDAEIDEELHSTLTR, via the coding sequence ATGAGTGATTCTTCTTCGGGCGAGACGGTGTATCGGCTCGCGCCGGACTGCACAGCGGAGGACGTCGAGGTCGGCGAACGCTACCTCGGCACGGTGAACGGCGTCGTCGACTACGGCGTCTTCGTCGACCTCTCAGAGAACATCTCCGGGCTCGTCCACGAGTCCGAGCTGGACGGCGACCACGAGGTCGGCGACGAGTTCGTCGTCGAGCTCGTCGAGGTTCGAGAGAACGGCGACCTCGGGTTCTCCGAGGGCGACATCGACGACTACGCCGTCGAGGACCGCGACCACGACTACGACCCGACGCCGACGAGCGACCTCGACGGCCGCACGGGCGACCTCGTCCACCTCGAAGGCGAAGTCGTCCAGATTAAGCAGACCGGCGGGCCGACCATCTTCCGCGTCCGCGACGAGGACGGCGCGGTCCCCTGCGCCGCGTTCGCCGAAGCCGGCGTGCGCGCCTACGCCACCGTCGACGTCGGCGACGTCGTTCACGTCACCGGCGTCGTCGAAGGGACCGGCAGCGACCTCCAGGTCGAAGTCGAGAACCTCGTCGCCCTCGAGGACGCCGCCGCGGAGAACGTCCGCGAGCGCCTCGAAGCCGCGCTCGTCGAGCGCGCCGAACCCGTCGACACGGAGCCGCTCGTCGAGTGGCCCGCGATGGAGAAACTCTACCCCGGCCTCCAGGACGTCGCGCGCATCCTCCGCCGCGCCGTCCTCGAAGGCCGCCCCATCCGCATGCGCCACCACGCCGACGGCGACGGCATGTGCGCGAGCGTCCCCGTCCAGCTCGCCCTCGAACGGTTCATCGCTGACGTCCACCACGACACGCAGGCGACCCGTCACCTCCTCCGCCGCCTCCCGTCCAAGGCTCCCTACTACGAGATGGAGGACGCCACCCGCGACCTGAACTTCGCGCTCGGCGACCAGGCCCGGCACGGCCAGAAGCTCCCGCTCCTCCTCATGCTCGACAACGGCAGCACCGAGGAGGACACGCCCGCGTACAAGACCGTCTCGAACTACGACATCCCCGTCGTCGTCGTCGACCACCACCACCCCGACCCCGAGGCCGTCGAGCCCTACGTCGAAGAGCACGTCAACCCCTACCTCCACGACGAGGACTACCGCGTCACCACCGGGATGATGTGCGTCGAGCTCGCGCGCATGCTCTCCCCCGGCCTCACCGACGACCTCCGGCACGTCCCCGCGGTCGCCGCGCTCTCCGACCGCTCGAAGGCCGACACCGTCGCCGACTACCTCGACCTCGCCGACGACGCCGGCTACGACGAGGCGTTCCTCCAGGACATCTCGGAGGCCCTCGACTACGAGGCCTTCCACCTCCGCTACGACGCCGGCCGCGAACTCGTCAACGACATCCTCAACGTCGGCGACGCTCCGAGCGAGGAGGAGTCCCCGGAGGAGCGCGAGGAACGCCACCGCGAACTCGTCGACTTCCTCTCGACGCGCGCCGACGAGGACGTCGAGCACCAGCTCGACGCCGTGATGCCCCACGTCACCCACGAAGCCATCGACTCCGGCGCACACCTCTACCGGCTCAACGTCGAGGACCACGCCCACCGCTTCACCTACCCCGCCCCGGGGAAGACGACCGGCGAGGTCCACGACCGCAAAGTCGTCGAGACCGGCGAACCCGTCATCACCATCGGCTACGGCCCCGACTTCGCCGTCCTCCGCTCCGATGGTGTGCGCCTCGACATCCCCGAGATGGTCACCGAACTCAACGAGGAACTCCCCGGTGCCGGCGTCTCCGGCGGCGGCCACCTCGTCGTCGGCTCCATCCGCTTCGTCCCCGGCATGCGCGAGGACGTCCTCGACCTCCTCGTCGAGAAGATGACCGACGCCGAAATCGACGAAGAGCTCCACTCGACCCTTACCCGATAA
- a CDS encoding Mov34/MPN/PAD-1 family protein yields MLFGSRPAALGIAEDTLEFALSAAADTHPNEYMGVMRGTPARELGVDEDGDIVTDVVFAPGTTSSPVQATMRSDLLPNDSHNVGSVHSHPNGVLRPSNQDVQTFGKGRAHIIIGAPYERDDWAAFDRKGEPRDFDVYDVSLPDPEEFFDFDQADIDAELEDR; encoded by the coding sequence ATGTTGTTTGGTTCGCGACCAGCGGCCCTCGGCATCGCCGAGGACACGCTGGAGTTCGCGCTGTCCGCGGCCGCGGACACCCACCCGAACGAGTACATGGGCGTGATGCGGGGAACGCCCGCCCGTGAACTCGGCGTCGACGAAGACGGCGACATCGTCACCGACGTCGTGTTCGCGCCCGGCACGACCTCCAGTCCCGTGCAAGCGACGATGCGCTCCGACCTCCTGCCGAACGACTCCCACAACGTCGGCAGCGTCCACAGCCACCCGAACGGCGTCCTCCGCCCGAGCAACCAGGACGTCCAGACGTTCGGGAAGGGCCGCGCGCACATCATCATCGGCGCGCCCTACGAGCGCGACGACTGGGCGGCCTTCGACCGGAAGGGCGAACCCCGCGACTTCGACGTCTACGACGTCTCCCTCCCCGACCCCGAGGAGTTCTTCGACTTCGACCAGGCCGACATCGACGCGGAACTGGAGGACCGATGA
- a CDS encoding protein sorting system archaetidylserine synthase (This PssA-like phosphatidyltransferase, along with a PssD-like decarboxylase, is required in Haloarchaea for the archaeosortase ArtA to replace the PGF-CTERM sorting signal with a C-terminal lipid anchor.) gives MQPRFAGRLGAADAVTAGNAALGFCAVAAAAVSPRLAARLVLLAAILDAVDGLLARRYGGTDVGPYLDSLADVASFGVAPAAVVVAVARSAWGSASLAFALAVIAGAVFVGMAVVRLALYTAHDVENAHTEGVPSTLAGTIIAVGVLAGFTSPVGLVALTVALAALMVTTRRYPDLRPRHALVMGAVQAVVVLFPRLLDGLFPRVLLAFAVAYLVFGPRVYARRE, from the coding sequence ATGCAACCCCGCTTTGCGGGTCGCCTCGGGGCGGCGGACGCCGTCACCGCGGGGAACGCCGCGCTCGGCTTCTGCGCGGTCGCCGCGGCCGCGGTCTCCCCGCGCCTCGCCGCGCGCCTCGTCCTCCTCGCGGCCATCCTCGACGCCGTCGACGGCCTGCTCGCGCGCCGCTACGGCGGCACGGACGTCGGCCCCTACCTCGACTCGCTCGCCGACGTCGCCTCGTTCGGCGTCGCCCCCGCGGCCGTCGTCGTCGCCGTCGCTCGCTCCGCGTGGGGGAGCGCGTCGCTCGCCTTCGCCCTCGCCGTCATCGCCGGCGCGGTCTTCGTCGGAATGGCCGTCGTCCGCCTCGCCCTCTACACCGCCCACGACGTCGAGAACGCGCACACGGAGGGCGTTCCGTCGACGCTCGCCGGCACCATCATCGCCGTCGGCGTCCTCGCCGGCTTCACCAGTCCCGTCGGCCTCGTCGCCCTCACCGTCGCGCTCGCCGCCCTGATGGTGACGACGCGTCGCTACCCCGACCTCCGGCCCAGACACGCGCTCGTCATGGGGGCCGTTCAGGCCGTCGTCGTGCTCTTCCCCCGCCTCCTCGACGGGCTCTTCCCGCGCGTCCTCCTCGCGTTCGCCGTCGCCTACCTCGTCTTCGGCCCGCGGGTGTACGCGCGGCGCGAGTAG
- a CDS encoding NAD(P)-dependent alcohol dehydrogenase → MRAARLHEYTDDMSDALTVEDVPRPTIETSDQIIVEVEGAGWCQTDNHIIEGMWEPYAPQTLPMTLGHENAGTVVEVGDEVTTVEEGDAVICHPVRTCGKCRACRQGEDMYCENSAFSGLTHDGGFAEYLLTSERSAIVLDDVDPVDIAPHADAGITAYHAAKKAVDDLVPGDYCVLVGIGGLGHIGLQAVDAMSAARTIAVDIKDDALSLADDLGAAHTVNSSEEDVAEAVDAITDGSGATQVLDFVGADATTDLAPDIVSPGGDHHIVGYGGHVHRPSQDLVDGEFSYRGNLVGTYTELQELVALVEGGQMHLTTSQYDLADINDVAEKLEHNEIEGRAVITP, encoded by the coding sequence ATGCGTGCCGCACGACTCCACGAGTACACCGACGACATGAGCGACGCCCTCACCGTCGAGGACGTCCCCCGTCCGACTATCGAGACGTCTGACCAGATTATCGTCGAAGTCGAGGGCGCGGGATGGTGTCAGACAGACAACCACATCATCGAGGGGATGTGGGAGCCGTACGCCCCGCAGACCCTCCCGATGACGCTCGGCCACGAGAACGCCGGCACCGTCGTCGAAGTCGGCGACGAGGTCACGACCGTCGAGGAGGGGGACGCCGTCATCTGTCACCCCGTGCGGACGTGCGGGAAGTGTCGCGCCTGCCGGCAGGGCGAGGACATGTACTGCGAGAACAGCGCGTTCTCCGGACTCACCCACGACGGCGGGTTCGCCGAGTACCTCCTCACCTCCGAACGCTCCGCAATCGTCCTCGACGACGTCGACCCCGTCGACATCGCGCCGCACGCCGACGCCGGTATCACCGCCTACCACGCCGCGAAGAAGGCCGTCGACGACCTCGTCCCCGGCGACTACTGCGTCCTCGTCGGCATCGGTGGCCTCGGCCACATCGGCCTGCAGGCCGTCGACGCGATGAGCGCCGCCCGAACTATCGCCGTCGACATCAAGGACGACGCCCTCTCGCTCGCCGACGACCTCGGCGCGGCCCACACCGTGAACTCCAGCGAGGAGGACGTCGCCGAAGCCGTCGACGCGATCACCGACGGTTCGGGTGCCACCCAGGTCCTCGACTTCGTCGGTGCCGACGCCACCACCGACCTGGCACCCGACATCGTCTCACCGGGCGGCGACCACCACATCGTCGGCTACGGCGGCCACGTCCACCGCCCCAGTCAGGACCTCGTGGACGGCGAGTTCAGCTACCGCGGCAACCTCGTCGGCACCTACACCGAACTCCAAGAGCTCGTCGCGCTCGTCGAGGGAGGCCAGATGCACCTCACCACCAGCCAGTACGACCTCGCGGACATCAACGACGTCGCGGAGAAACTCGAACACAACGAAATCGAAGGCCGTGCGGTCATCACGCCGTAA
- a CDS encoding adenylyltransferase/cytidyltransferase family protein, with product MTRVVAQGTFDLVHPGHVHYLTEAAAMGDELHVILARRENVTHKEKPILSNRQRRDVVAALDPVDHARIGHETDIFAPIEDIDPDIIALGYDQHHDADAIVDELSRRGVDCRVERAGPRERQYEGELLSTGTIIDRICEERC from the coding sequence ATGACGCGCGTCGTCGCACAGGGGACGTTCGACCTCGTCCACCCCGGCCACGTCCACTACCTCACCGAAGCCGCCGCGATGGGCGACGAGCTCCACGTCATCCTCGCGCGCCGCGAGAACGTCACCCACAAGGAGAAACCCATCCTCTCGAACCGCCAGCGCCGCGACGTCGTCGCCGCCCTCGACCCCGTCGACCACGCCCGCATCGGCCACGAGACCGACATCTTCGCCCCCATCGAGGACATCGACCCCGATATCATCGCGCTCGGCTACGACCAACACCACGACGCCGACGCCATCGTCGACGAACTCAGCCGTCGCGGCGTCGACTGCCGCGTCGAACGCGCCGGCCCCCGAGAGAGACAGTACGAGGGCGAACTCCTCTCCACGGGCACCATCATCGACCGCATCTGCGAGGAGCGCTGCTGA